From a single Halarsenatibacter silvermanii genomic region:
- the flhA gene encoding flagellar biosynthesis protein FlhA — MATGSEAGSKAPEARNFIAQNGDILFALSVVGIIIMFIIPMPTAFMDILLTTNITFSMVVILVSIYTTEPLEVSVFPSLLLFATLFRLGLNVSTTRLILGQAYAGEVIESFGTFVVAGNYVVGFIIFLIIIVIQYIVITKGAERVAEVAARFTLDAMPGKQMSIDADLNAGIITEEEARRQREKIRKEADFYGAMDGASKFVKGDAIAGIVITSINIVGGLVIGVLQQDMALAEAAQTYTLLTVGDGLVSQIPALLVSSATGMVVTRAAAEGSMGQDMSVQLTGQPKALWIASAVLFLLAFVPGLPTLPFLVLAFLVGAVAFMVRRQVQMAEEVEAEKEEAEAEKEAEAERERGPQRDELSDLIKVDPMEVEVGYNLIPLVLPEQGGDFLDRVAMIRRQTASELGIIVPPVRVLDNLQLDPGVYRIKLKGVEIDRFEIKPDHYLAMESGMTSDDLEGVEAEEPAFGTPAIWIEEDQKDEAEMAGYTVVDPPSVMATHLTEVIKDNAHELLGRQEVKELVDSFEEDYPAVVDELLPDLLTLGEIQKVLQNLLREGIPVNNLLTIMETLADYAPRTKDPDILTEYVRQALCRQITSQYMAGDGKLHAVSLDPELEDKLDQAVDTSDQGKYLALKPQEAQDLIGKIASEMQQLLELGYDPILLTAPNIRKPLKELTRRSLERLIVLSFNELESDVDLEIHGTVK, encoded by the coding sequence TTGGCTACCGGCAGTGAAGCTGGAAGCAAGGCCCCGGAAGCGCGCAATTTCATAGCACAGAACGGGGACATATTATTTGCCCTGTCAGTCGTGGGCATAATAATTATGTTCATCATTCCGATGCCTACGGCTTTCATGGATATTCTCCTGACCACAAATATCACCTTTTCCATGGTTGTCATACTGGTCAGCATTTATACCACGGAACCTCTGGAGGTTTCTGTATTTCCATCGCTGCTTCTTTTTGCCACCCTTTTCAGGCTCGGTCTCAATGTTTCCACCACCCGACTGATACTCGGGCAGGCTTATGCAGGAGAGGTCATAGAGAGTTTCGGAACATTTGTGGTGGCCGGCAATTACGTCGTCGGATTTATAATCTTTTTAATCATCATAGTAATTCAATATATAGTGATAACCAAGGGGGCAGAAAGAGTTGCCGAGGTCGCAGCCCGCTTTACTCTCGACGCCATGCCGGGAAAGCAGATGAGCATAGATGCCGATCTCAATGCAGGGATTATCACCGAGGAGGAAGCGCGCAGACAGCGCGAAAAAATCCGCAAGGAAGCAGACTTTTATGGAGCCATGGACGGTGCCAGCAAATTCGTCAAAGGTGATGCTATAGCAGGTATAGTAATCACCTCGATAAATATTGTCGGCGGACTGGTTATAGGAGTTCTTCAGCAGGATATGGCCCTTGCCGAGGCTGCTCAGACCTATACACTCCTGACAGTGGGAGACGGCCTGGTCAGTCAGATACCGGCCCTGCTGGTATCCTCGGCCACAGGTATGGTGGTTACCAGGGCGGCCGCTGAGGGCAGCATGGGCCAGGATATGTCGGTTCAGTTGACCGGCCAGCCCAAAGCTCTCTGGATAGCCTCCGCAGTGCTCTTTTTGCTGGCATTTGTGCCCGGACTACCCACCCTGCCCTTTCTCGTGCTGGCTTTTCTGGTGGGCGCTGTGGCTTTTATGGTCCGGCGGCAGGTGCAGATGGCCGAAGAGGTCGAAGCCGAAAAGGAAGAAGCAGAGGCCGAAAAAGAGGCCGAAGCGGAAAGAGAGCGCGGTCCTCAGAGGGATGAGCTTTCCGATCTCATCAAGGTAGATCCCATGGAGGTGGAGGTCGGCTACAATTTAATTCCGCTGGTGCTGCCCGAACAGGGGGGCGATTTTCTCGATAGAGTTGCCATGATCAGAAGACAGACTGCTTCGGAGCTGGGCATTATTGTGCCGCCGGTGAGGGTTCTAGACAATCTTCAGCTGGATCCGGGAGTTTACCGGATAAAGCTAAAAGGGGTCGAAATCGACAGATTCGAGATAAAACCGGATCATTATCTGGCCATGGAGTCGGGAATGACCTCTGATGATCTCGAAGGTGTTGAGGCGGAAGAACCGGCCTTTGGAACTCCGGCTATCTGGATTGAAGAAGATCAGAAGGACGAGGCCGAAATGGCAGGTTATACTGTGGTCGATCCTCCTTCGGTTATGGCCACCCATCTGACCGAGGTTATCAAGGATAATGCTCATGAGCTTCTGGGCAGACAGGAAGTAAAAGAGCTTGTGGACAGCTTCGAGGAGGATTACCCCGCGGTCGTCGATGAACTGCTGCCTGATCTTCTGACTCTGGGTGAGATCCAGAAAGTTCTGCAGAATCTTCTCCGGGAAGGTATCCCTGTCAACAATCTTCTGACGATTATGGAAACGCTGGCTGATTATGCTCCCCGGACCAAAGATCCGGATATTCTGACGGAGTATGTTCGCCAGGCTCTTTGCCGGCAGATCACCAGCCAGTATATGGCTGGAGACGGCAAACTCCATGCAGTCAGCCTCGATCCTGAACTGGAGGATAAACTCGATCAGGCTGTCGATACCAGCGATCAGGGCAAATATCTGGCCCTGAAACCGCAGGAAGCCCAGGATTTAATCGGCAAAATTGCCTCCGAAATGCAGCAGCTTCTGGAGCTGGGCTATGATCCTATTTTGCTGACCGCGCCGAATATCAGAAAACCTCTCAAAGAACTCACCCGGCGCTCGCTGGAAAGACTGATAGTGCTATCGTTTAACGAGCTTGAGTCCGATGTGGACCTAGAAATTCACGGGACGGTGAAGTAG
- the flhF gene encoding flagellar biosynthesis protein FlhF, translating into MKVKKYVGKNMQDTIFKIKAELGSDAIILNTRKFKEGGFFGFFGKEKIEVLAGVEENEQQAKKAAPAGEDDQVNQAGSNRDIEELKRKIDELNRSWQQDDFVRRLDDYSQKLYNHLLEEGVKKELVCDIIEDVSSGEDNKDKLEILQSTVRKQLGEAREIEIENPPHTVAMVGPTGVGKTTTIAKLAAFFAKNPKKRVGLVTADTYRVAAVEQLKTYSDIINIPLEVVYSKEEFASTMAGDFRNFDIVFVDTPGSSWDDKLQLGRIEGILDGELLDEIHLLLSLNQKLENISKVYERFSRLNPDRILLTKLDEAAHHGDLLNIRLWCDLPYSYYSYGQDVPEDLNSADPENLLPYLLGDYNV; encoded by the coding sequence ATGAAGGTAAAAAAATATGTGGGCAAAAACATGCAGGATACGATTTTCAAAATCAAGGCTGAACTGGGTTCTGATGCCATTATACTCAATACGCGCAAGTTCAAAGAGGGAGGCTTTTTCGGGTTTTTTGGCAAAGAAAAAATCGAAGTGCTGGCCGGGGTTGAAGAGAACGAGCAGCAGGCTAAAAAAGCAGCTCCGGCCGGAGAAGACGATCAGGTAAATCAAGCAGGATCGAATCGGGATATCGAGGAGCTGAAAAGAAAGATCGATGAGCTCAACAGATCCTGGCAGCAGGACGATTTTGTCCGCAGGCTAGATGATTATTCACAGAAGCTTTACAATCACCTTCTGGAAGAAGGTGTGAAGAAAGAGCTTGTCTGTGATATAATAGAAGATGTATCTTCAGGCGAGGACAATAAGGATAAGCTGGAAATTTTGCAGAGCACGGTCAGAAAGCAGCTGGGCGAAGCGAGGGAGATCGAGATAGAAAATCCTCCCCATACTGTGGCCATGGTGGGGCCTACAGGAGTGGGCAAAACGACCACTATAGCCAAGCTGGCAGCTTTCTTCGCCAAAAACCCCAAAAAGAGGGTCGGCTTGGTTACAGCGGATACCTATCGGGTGGCGGCCGTTGAACAGCTGAAAACTTACAGCGATATAATCAATATACCGCTGGAAGTCGTCTACAGCAAAGAGGAGTTTGCCTCCACGATGGCCGGAGATTTTCGCAACTTCGATATCGTTTTCGTCGACACCCCCGGCAGCAGCTGGGATGACAAGCTGCAGCTGGGCAGAATAGAGGGTATTCTCGACGGAGAACTGCTCGATGAAATCCATCTGCTGCTGAGCCTCAATCAGAAGCTGGAGAATATAAGCAAGGTTTATGAAAGATTTTCCCGCCTGAATCCTGATAGGATTCTGCTCACCAAACTGGATGAAGCTGCTCATCATGGGGATCTTTTGAATATAAGGCTCTGGTGTGACCTGCCCTATTCCTATTACAGTTACGGACAGGATGTGCCCGAGGATTTAAATTCCGCCGATCCCGAGAATCTACTGCCCTATCTGCTGGGTGATTACAATGTTTGA